One Clupea harengus chromosome 3, Ch_v2.0.2, whole genome shotgun sequence DNA window includes the following coding sequences:
- the LOC105904760 gene encoding troponin I, fast skeletal muscle-like yields the protein MTSSRRLNLKSMMLQVGQRLLEAEAQQIIKERETYMAQNCPSLSLSGTMEELQILCKKIHQTIDKVDEERYDMEAKVAKTEKEIHDLKLKVIDLKGKFKKPALRKVRMSADQMLQALLGSKHKVNLDLRSNLKQVKKEAKEEAGDAVGDWRKNVEDKAGMGGRKKMFEGADA from the exons ATGACCTCAAGCCGCAGGCTTAATCTGAAG AGCATGATGCTCCAGGTTGGGCAGCGCTTGCTGGAGGCCGAGGCTCAGCAGATTATTAAGGAGAGGGAGACGTACATGGCCCAAAACTGCCCTTCCCTGAGTCTGTCAGGAACCATGGAGGAACTGCAG ATTCTTTGCAAAAAGATCCACCAGACCATTGATAAGGTTGATGAGGAGAGGTATGACATGGAGGCTAAGGTTGCCAAGACTGAAAAGGAG ATTCATGATCTGAAGCTCAAAGTTATCGACCTGAAGGGCAAGTTCAAGAAGCCAGCTCTGAGAAAAGTGCGCATGTCTGCTGATCAGATGCTTCAGGCTCTGCTGGGCTCCAAGCACAAGGTGAACTTGGACCTGAGATCCAACCTGAAGCAAGTTAAAAAAGAAGCCAAAGAGGAG GCTGGAGACGCTGTTGGTGACTGGCGTAAGAACGTTGAGGACAAGGCTGGCATGGGAGGCAGGAAGAAGATGTTTGAGGGCGCTGATGCCTAA
- the LOC105904757 gene encoding troponin I, fast skeletal muscle-like codes for MNSSRRYQLKSLMLQIAQDRLKQEEIDRVTERDNYMEEHCPTLCLPSDVQELQDLCKKLHQAIDKIDDERYDLESKMTKGITELEDLKFKVVEMKGMKKPALRKVRMSADQMLQALLGSKHKVTMDLRSNLKQVKKEVKEEPAVAAGDWRKNVEDKAGMGGRMKMFEGAEA; via the exons ATGAACTCAAGCCGCAGATATCAACTGAAG AGCTTAATGCTTCAGATTGCCCAGGACAGGCTCAAGCAGGAGGAGATTGACCGTGTGACTGAGAGGGACAACTACATGGAGGAGCACTGCCCTACTCTGTGTCTTCCAAGTGACGTGCAGGAGCTCCAG GACTTATGCAAAAAGCTTCATCAGGCCATTGACAAGATTGATGACGAGAGATATGACCTGGAGTCTAAGATGACCAAAGGAATTACAGAG CTTGAAGACCTGAAGTTTAAGGTAGTAGAAATGAAGGGTATGAAGAAGCCAGCTCTGAGAAAAGTACGCATGTCTGCTGATCAGATGCTTCAGGCTCTGCTGGGCTCCAAGCACAAGGTCACCATGGACCTGAGATCCAACCTGAAGCAGGTGAAGAAGGAGGTCAAGGAGGAG CCTGCAGTCGCTGCTGGTGACTGGCGTAAGAATGTTGAGGACAAGGCTGGCATGGGTGGCAGGATGAAGATGTTTGAGGGCGCTGAGGCctaa